Proteins encoded in a region of the Dendropsophus ebraccatus isolate aDenEbr1 chromosome 11, aDenEbr1.pat, whole genome shotgun sequence genome:
- the ETS2 gene encoding protein C-ets-2 gives MTEFEIRNMDQVAPVYNMHRGILKRQLAFDNVNLSASIFTGLYSTYDAYEEEQAVPTGLDSLSHDSGSCELPLLTPCSKAVMSQALKATFNGFTKEQRRLGIPNNPWLWNQTQVCQWLSWAVTEFSLENVSFPKFIMTGQELCNLGKERFLELAPDFVGDILWEHLEQMMKEQEKIQDQYIDSSSHHPSSQWISSDSLNFSMEPQHCVQIQSYPKTEMYRDLCQVNQVPNLLPVKQEFQNYSCMKSIGNNYSSLNHDYGQNNMNVLLNSLNSVKSMDRDSVDSGTESFEGSDSLLQSWTSQSSLVDMQRVPSYESFDEDASHSLCLNKPSMSFKDYIQDRNDPVEQGKPVIPAAILAGFTGSGPIQLWQFLLELLTDKSCQPFISWTGDGWEFKLTDPDEVARRWGKRKNKPKMNYEKLSRGLRYYYDKNIIHKTSGKRYVYRFVCDLHNLLGYTAEELHAMLGVQPDTDE, from the exons ATGACTGAGTTTGAAATTCGAAATATGGATCAGGTGGCTCCGGTCTACAACATGCACCGAGGAATCCTGAAG CGGCAGCTGGCATTTGACAACGTAAACCTGTCCGCGTCAATATTCACTGGATTGTATTCTACGTACGATGCATATGAAGAAGAGCAGGCGGTGCCCACTGGCCTGGATTCTTTGTCTCATG attccgGGAGCTGTGAATTGCCTCTCTTGACCCCTTGCAGCAAGGCCGTCATGAGTCAGGCATTGAAGGCCACTTTTAATGGATTCACAAAAGAACAGCGACGGCTCGGTATTCCCAACA ATCCCTGGCTGTGGAATCAGACCCAAGTGTGCCAATGGCTTTCATGGGCTGTCACAGAATTTTCCTTGGAGAATGTAAGCTTTCCGAAATTTATAATGACCGGACAAGAGTTATGCAACTTGGGAAAAGAGCGATTTCTAGAACTAGCCCCGGACTTCGTGGGTGACATTCTCTGGGAGCATCTGGAACAAATGATGAAAG aacaAGAAAAGATTCAGGATCAATATATTGACAGCTCCAGTCACCACCCAAGCTCCCAGTGGATAAGCAGTGACTCATTAA ATTTCAGTATGGAGCCTCAACATTGTGTACAAATACAGAGTTACCCGAAGACAGAAATGTACAGGGACCTGTGTCAAGTCAATCAGGTCCCAAATCTCCTCCCGGTGAAGCAGGAGTTCCAGAATTATTCATGCATGAAATCCATTGGAAATAATTACTCATCCCTGAACCACGACTATGGACAAAACAACATGAACGTCCTGCTCAACTCTCTTAATTCTG TTAAATCCATGGACAGGGACTCCGTAGACAGTGGCACAGAAAGCTTTGAAGGCTCAGATTCCTTGCTGCAGTCATGGACGAGCCAGTCCTCACTGGTGGACATGCAACGCGTTCCATCCTACGAAAGCTTTGATGAAGACGCCAGCCATTCACTATGTCTGAACAAACCATCCATGTCATTTAAAGACTATATTCAAGATCGAAATGACCCAGTGGAACAGGGCAAACCAGTTATCCCAGCAGCTATTCTTGCTGGTTTCACAG ggAGTGGGCCAATTCAGCTCTGGCAGTTCTTGTTGGAGTTGTTGACCGACAAATCGTGTCAACCCTTTATCAGCTGGACAGGGGATGGATGGGAATTCAAACTCACTGACCCAGATGAG gttGCTCGCAGATGGGGAAAGAGGAAAAACAAGCCTAAAATGAACTATGAGAAGCTGAGTAGAGGACTGAGATACTATTATGATAAAAACATTATTCACAAGACCTCAGGAAAACGCTATGTGTATCGGTTTGTGTGTGATCTCCATAATTTGTTGGGGTACACAGCAGAGGAACTGCATGCCATGCTCGGCGTTCAGCCTGACACAGATGAATAA